A genome region from Arthrobacter sp. V1I9 includes the following:
- a CDS encoding tautomerase family protein, giving the protein MPLVRIDVNQGRSAGDLRRLSRGIHDAILAEYRIPERDYFHVLTEHPPGQIVAQDAGLGFQRTPDVVMIQIFTQGGRSRESKQSLFAAIAGRLAELDIAGEDVFIGYVENSADDWSFGFGRAQYVTGELAVPRK; this is encoded by the coding sequence ATGCCACTCGTGCGCATCGATGTTAATCAGGGACGCAGCGCAGGAGACCTGCGCCGCCTCAGCCGAGGGATCCACGACGCGATCCTCGCCGAATACAGAATCCCGGAGCGGGACTATTTCCATGTGCTCACGGAGCACCCTCCGGGGCAAATTGTTGCCCAGGATGCCGGGCTCGGATTTCAGCGCACGCCGGATGTGGTGATGATCCAGATCTTTACGCAGGGCGGGCGAAGCCGGGAGTCGAAGCAATCCCTCTTTGCGGCCATCGCGGGCCGCCTGGCGGAGTTGGATATAGCCGGTGAGGATGTTTTTATCGGCTACGTGGAGAACTCTGCTGATGACTGGTCCTTCGGCTTTGGGCGGGCCCAATATGTCACGGGTGAACTGGCCGTTCCCCGGAAGTAG
- a CDS encoding helix-turn-helix transcriptional regulator, which yields MKTSDDASLDSAFMALADPVRRLIIARLSRGPATVNELADPFEITKQAVSKHIQVLEQAQLVTRTRDAQRRPVHLNPARLEALTAWIDQYRLVHEGQFRRLDAVLQSNATGSD from the coding sequence ATGAAAACCTCTGACGACGCATCTCTGGACTCGGCCTTTATGGCCTTGGCCGATCCTGTGCGCCGCCTCATCATCGCCCGGCTCAGCCGGGGCCCGGCCACTGTCAATGAATTGGCTGACCCCTTTGAGATCACCAAGCAGGCGGTCTCGAAACACATCCAGGTACTCGAGCAGGCGCAGCTGGTCACCCGAACCCGCGACGCCCAGCGCCGGCCCGTGCACCTGAACCCCGCACGGCTGGAGGCACTGACCGCATGGATCGACCAGTACCGGTTGGTCCATGAAGGCCAGTTCCGCCGCCTCGATGCCGTGCTTCAATCAAACGCCACAGGCAGCGACTAA
- a CDS encoding sugar phosphate isomerase/epimerase: MTENKLIIGTAPDSWGVWFADDPQQTPWERFLDEVAESGYKWIELGPYGYLPNDPTRLAEELKARDLQVTAGTVFTAFHRGLDQWETAWEPARKVAELTAAMGGEHIVVIPAMWRDDVTGEAVESGQLTEKAWDDLFAGHNRLGKTLLEDFGLKQQFHSHADSHVGAQRDIETLLAATDPTYLNLCLDTGHAEYCGASSLELIKNYPDRIGYLHLKQINPEILKKVNEENMTWAAANLAGVMTEPPNGLPDLRAVIEAVEALNRPIFGIVEQDMYPVAFDVPMPIAKRTRNFLLSCGSRTAVN, encoded by the coding sequence ATGACTGAAAACAAGCTGATCATCGGCACCGCCCCTGACTCCTGGGGCGTCTGGTTCGCGGATGACCCCCAGCAGACCCCGTGGGAGCGGTTCCTCGATGAGGTGGCCGAATCCGGGTACAAGTGGATCGAACTGGGCCCGTACGGCTACCTGCCGAACGATCCCACCCGGCTGGCCGAGGAACTGAAGGCCCGCGACCTGCAGGTCACCGCCGGAACGGTGTTCACCGCGTTCCACCGCGGACTGGACCAGTGGGAGACCGCCTGGGAGCCTGCCCGCAAGGTTGCCGAGCTTACCGCAGCCATGGGCGGCGAGCACATTGTGGTCATCCCGGCCATGTGGCGCGATGACGTCACCGGCGAAGCCGTCGAAAGCGGCCAGCTGACGGAGAAGGCCTGGGACGACCTGTTCGCTGGCCATAACCGTTTGGGCAAGACCCTGCTGGAGGACTTTGGCCTGAAGCAGCAGTTCCACTCGCACGCCGATTCGCACGTCGGAGCGCAGAGGGACATCGAAACACTGCTGGCTGCCACGGACCCCACGTATCTGAACCTGTGCCTGGACACCGGGCACGCCGAATACTGCGGCGCCTCCAGCCTCGAGCTGATCAAGAACTATCCGGACCGCATCGGCTACCTGCACCTGAAGCAGATCAACCCGGAGATCCTGAAGAAGGTCAACGAGGAAAACATGACCTGGGCCGCGGCCAACCTGGCCGGAGTCATGACCGAGCCGCCGAACGGGCTGCCGGACCTGCGCGCCGTGATCGAAGCCGTAGAGGCACTGAACCGCCCCATCTTCGGAATTGTGGAGCAGGATATGTACCCGGTAGCGTTCGACGTTCCCATGCCGATTGCCAAGCGCACCCGCAACTTCTTGCTCTCCTGCGGTTCCCGCACAGCCGTCAACTGA
- a CDS encoding MFS transporter, whose amino-acid sequence MPIGLIALALGGFGIGLTEFVIMGLLPEVAADFQVSEATAGWLISGYALAVVVGALGLTAAVTRFERKPVLALLLVLFIAGNLISAIAPGYGMMMAGRIIAALAHGAFFGIGAVVAADMVAPTKKAGAIAIMFTGLTAANVLGVPFGTMLGQAAGWRSTFWAITVIGVIALAGILTLVPKTGHGDTTPGTLRSELRAFRSGQVWLSILVTILGYGGMFGAFTYIAFTLTEVSGFAASTVPWLLIVFGVGLFIGNTIGGKAADRNVDRTLIVVLAVLVVVLGAFALTAGSQVLTIASIVLMGGFGFATVPGLQMRVMTYAAGAPTLASGANIGAFNVGNALGAWLGGVTITAGLGYTSPIWAGAGITLLGLAVMIVAAANAKRTAARQAPAGVHAAPEPVAVHN is encoded by the coding sequence ATGCCCATTGGCCTGATAGCCCTCGCCCTCGGCGGGTTCGGCATCGGACTCACCGAGTTTGTGATCATGGGCCTGCTGCCCGAGGTTGCCGCCGATTTCCAGGTCAGCGAGGCCACGGCGGGCTGGCTGATCTCCGGCTACGCCCTCGCCGTGGTTGTTGGCGCCCTGGGGCTGACCGCCGCCGTCACCCGCTTTGAGCGCAAGCCCGTCCTTGCGTTGCTGCTGGTGCTCTTCATCGCCGGCAACCTGATCTCGGCGATCGCCCCCGGCTACGGGATGATGATGGCCGGCCGCATCATTGCCGCCCTGGCCCATGGCGCGTTCTTCGGGATCGGCGCCGTGGTGGCTGCGGACATGGTGGCCCCCACCAAGAAAGCCGGTGCAATCGCCATCATGTTCACCGGGCTCACCGCAGCCAACGTCCTGGGCGTGCCCTTCGGCACCATGCTGGGACAGGCGGCAGGCTGGCGCTCCACGTTCTGGGCCATCACCGTCATCGGCGTCATTGCCCTGGCTGGAATCCTCACCCTGGTGCCAAAAACCGGCCATGGGGACACCACCCCCGGCACCCTGCGCAGCGAACTGCGGGCCTTCCGCTCCGGCCAGGTATGGCTCTCCATCCTCGTCACCATCCTCGGCTACGGCGGCATGTTTGGCGCCTTCACTTACATCGCCTTCACACTCACCGAGGTCTCCGGGTTTGCAGCCTCCACCGTGCCGTGGCTGCTGATCGTCTTCGGTGTTGGCCTCTTCATCGGCAACACCATCGGCGGCAAGGCCGCGGACCGAAATGTGGACCGCACCCTTATTGTGGTGCTCGCCGTCCTGGTGGTTGTCCTCGGGGCCTTCGCCCTGACCGCCGGCAGCCAGGTGCTGACGATCGCCTCCATCGTCCTGATGGGCGGCTTCGGCTTCGCCACCGTCCCCGGCCTGCAGATGCGCGTGATGACCTACGCGGCCGGCGCCCCCACCCTCGCCTCCGGCGCCAACATCGGCGCCTTCAACGTCGGCAACGCCCTCGGCGCCTGGCTCGGCGGCGTGACCATCACCGCCGGGCTCGGCTACACCTCACCCATCTGGGCCGGCGCCGGGATCACCCTGCTGGGACTGGCCGTGATGATCGTCGCCGCGGCCAACGCCAAGCGGACAGCCGCCCGGCAGGCACCCGCCGGCGTGCACGCTGCCCCTGAGCCCGTGGCCGTCCACAACTAG
- a CDS encoding Gfo/Idh/MocA family protein → MTETLRVAVIGAGRMGADHIQRLNSRIHGAEVAAVVDVDLARAQAAIEGIAGAVALADAEEALNNGDVNAVLIATPGFLHEDILYKALAKDIPILCEKPLTPDAESAWKIVQAETALGHKRIQVGFMRRFDAEYAALGSVIRDGELGELLMLHHQHRNPTTPAGFTNEMLINDSVVHEFDAIRYFTGEEITSVQVRLGKATKNAPSGQHDPQHVLLETESGVLADVEIYVNAKFGYEVATQASFEDGIVNIGGDGGPYVRTAGRWGGKVTPGFEERFGAAYDVEIQSWVDAARRGEIGGPTAWDGYATAACCEAGVEAQKSGEKVKVRLNTKPDLYN, encoded by the coding sequence ATGACTGAAACCCTTCGCGTCGCCGTCATCGGCGCCGGCCGCATGGGCGCCGACCACATCCAGCGCCTCAACAGCCGCATTCACGGCGCTGAAGTTGCCGCCGTCGTCGACGTTGACCTGGCCCGCGCGCAGGCCGCCATTGAAGGCATCGCCGGCGCCGTTGCCCTGGCCGACGCCGAGGAAGCCCTCAACAACGGCGACGTCAACGCCGTCCTCATCGCCACGCCAGGCTTCCTGCACGAGGACATCCTCTACAAGGCCCTGGCGAAGGACATCCCTATCCTCTGTGAAAAGCCGCTCACCCCGGACGCCGAGAGCGCGTGGAAGATTGTCCAGGCCGAAACCGCGCTTGGCCACAAACGCATCCAGGTAGGCTTCATGCGCCGATTCGACGCGGAATACGCCGCTCTCGGCTCCGTGATCCGCGACGGCGAACTCGGAGAGCTGCTGATGCTCCACCACCAGCATCGCAACCCCACTACCCCGGCCGGCTTCACCAACGAGATGTTGATCAACGACTCGGTAGTCCACGAGTTCGACGCCATCCGTTACTTCACCGGCGAGGAAATCACCAGCGTCCAGGTCCGTCTCGGCAAGGCCACCAAAAACGCACCTTCGGGACAGCATGATCCGCAGCATGTCCTCCTGGAGACCGAATCAGGCGTCCTCGCCGACGTCGAAATCTATGTCAACGCCAAGTTCGGCTACGAAGTGGCCACCCAGGCCTCCTTCGAGGACGGCATCGTCAACATCGGCGGCGACGGCGGACCGTACGTCCGCACCGCAGGCCGCTGGGGCGGCAAGGTCACTCCCGGCTTCGAAGAGCGGTTCGGGGCCGCGTATGACGTCGAAATCCAGTCATGGGTGGACGCCGCCCGCCGCGGCGAAATCGGCGGTCCCACCGCTTGGGACGGGTACGCCACCGCAGCCTGCTGCGAGGCCGGCGTCGAGGCACAGAAGTCCGGCGAAAAGGTCAAGGTCCGGCTCAACACCAAGCCTGACCTGTACAACTAA
- a CDS encoding aldo/keto reductase: MTSPSLATSTPAVALNNGVQMPQLGFGVFQVSDDDTTTAVSHALAAGYRSIDTAAIYGNEAGTGRAIAASGINRADLFITSKLWVADLGFDAALAAFDASLAKLGLDYLDLYLIHWPAPATSSYLDSWRALEQLLADGKVRAIGVSNFLPEHLQAIIGLGGTVPAVNQIELHPALQQRDIAEFNAVHGMVTEAWSPLAQGAVLADPAVAAIADGHGVTPARAILRWHLQQGRVVIPKSVTPQRIRENLDVFGFDLTADELAVIDGLERDGRTGPHPAQFNG, encoded by the coding sequence ATGACTTCACCCTCGCTCGCCACGTCCACTCCCGCCGTCGCCCTTAACAACGGTGTGCAAATGCCGCAGCTCGGCTTCGGCGTCTTCCAGGTGTCCGACGACGACACCACCACTGCGGTCAGCCACGCCCTTGCAGCCGGTTACCGCAGTATCGACACCGCCGCCATCTACGGCAATGAGGCAGGGACCGGCCGTGCCATTGCGGCGTCGGGGATCAATCGCGCGGATTTGTTCATCACCTCGAAGCTCTGGGTGGCAGACCTCGGCTTTGACGCCGCCCTGGCCGCCTTCGACGCCAGCCTGGCCAAACTGGGCCTGGACTACCTGGACCTGTACCTCATCCACTGGCCCGCGCCGGCCACCAGCAGCTACCTCGATTCCTGGCGTGCGCTGGAGCAGTTGCTGGCGGACGGCAAGGTCAGGGCCATCGGCGTCTCCAACTTCCTCCCCGAGCACCTGCAGGCAATCATCGGCCTGGGCGGCACCGTGCCGGCCGTCAACCAGATCGAGCTGCACCCCGCACTCCAGCAGCGGGACATTGCGGAATTCAACGCCGTCCACGGGATGGTCACGGAGGCCTGGAGCCCGCTCGCGCAGGGCGCCGTGCTGGCCGATCCGGCCGTGGCGGCCATTGCGGACGGGCACGGCGTCACGCCCGCCCGGGCCATCCTGCGCTGGCACCTGCAGCAGGGGCGGGTTGTCATCCCCAAATCCGTGACTCCGCAGCGGATCCGCGAAAACCTGGACGTCTTCGGCTTTGACCTGACGGCGGATGAGCTGGCCGTGATCGACGGCCTCGAGCGCGACGGCCGCACCGGCCCGCACCCGGCGCAGTTCAACGGCTGA
- a CDS encoding CoA-acylating methylmalonate-semialdehyde dehydrogenase: MTVTTETTTINHFINGAETAGAGTRTQPVYNPATGQVSGELRLANRADLDATVAVARKAADTWGDISLAKRTAVLFKFRELVAAHVDDLAALITAEHGKVLSDAKGEIGRGLEVIEFACGIPTLVKGDYSDQVSTGIDVFSFREPLGVVAGITPFNFPVMVPLWMAPMAIATGNAFILKPSERDPSASMLLAKLWKQAGLPDGVFQVLHGDKETVDGLLTHPDVDGISFVGSTPIAQYVHETATKHGKRVQALGGAKNHAIVMPDADLDNAADHLAAAAFGSAGERCMAISVAVAVGDAADLIVKKVEERALAVKVNNGTAPDAEMGPVITPASKERIIRIVTEAETAGAAMVVDGRDLMVPGHEDGFWVGPTVIDHVKTGMTAYTEEIFGPVLVVVRVDTLEDGIALINANPYGNGTAIFTSSGAAARKFQRSVTVGMIGINVPLPVPVAYHSFGGWKASLFGDKHIYGPEGVSFYTRGKVITSRWPEPTHASGASYNFPSN, translated from the coding sequence ATGACTGTCACAACCGAGACCACCACCATCAACCATTTCATCAACGGTGCCGAGACCGCCGGTGCGGGCACCCGCACCCAGCCGGTGTACAACCCGGCCACCGGCCAGGTGAGCGGTGAGCTGCGGCTGGCCAACCGGGCGGACCTGGACGCGACCGTTGCGGTGGCCCGCAAGGCCGCCGATACCTGGGGCGATATCTCGCTGGCCAAGCGCACGGCGGTGCTGTTCAAGTTCCGCGAACTGGTCGCCGCCCATGTGGATGACCTCGCGGCCCTGATCACCGCGGAGCACGGCAAAGTCCTCTCCGATGCGAAGGGCGAGATCGGCCGCGGCCTGGAAGTTATTGAGTTCGCCTGCGGGATCCCGACCCTGGTCAAGGGTGACTACTCGGACCAGGTCTCCACCGGCATCGACGTCTTCTCCTTCCGCGAACCCCTCGGTGTGGTTGCCGGGATCACCCCGTTCAACTTCCCCGTGATGGTGCCTTTGTGGATGGCACCGATGGCGATCGCTACCGGCAACGCGTTCATCCTCAAGCCCTCCGAACGGGACCCGTCGGCCTCGATGCTGCTGGCGAAGCTGTGGAAGCAGGCGGGCCTGCCTGACGGCGTGTTCCAGGTCCTGCACGGGGACAAGGAAACCGTTGACGGGCTGCTGACCCACCCCGACGTGGACGGCATCTCCTTCGTCGGCTCCACCCCGATCGCGCAGTACGTCCACGAAACCGCGACCAAACACGGCAAAAGGGTCCAGGCCCTGGGCGGGGCGAAGAACCATGCCATCGTGATGCCCGATGCGGACCTGGACAACGCCGCGGACCACTTGGCAGCTGCCGCGTTCGGCTCCGCCGGGGAACGCTGCATGGCGATCTCCGTCGCCGTCGCCGTCGGGGACGCCGCGGACCTGATCGTCAAAAAAGTCGAAGAGCGTGCCCTGGCCGTGAAGGTCAACAACGGCACCGCACCCGACGCCGAAATGGGCCCGGTCATCACCCCGGCGTCCAAGGAACGCATCATCAGAATCGTCACCGAAGCCGAAACGGCCGGCGCGGCCATGGTGGTGGACGGCCGCGACCTCATGGTCCCGGGCCATGAGGACGGCTTCTGGGTGGGCCCTACCGTGATCGACCACGTCAAGACCGGAATGACCGCGTACACCGAGGAAATCTTCGGACCCGTCCTCGTGGTGGTCCGCGTCGACACCCTTGAAGACGGCATCGCCCTGATCAACGCCAACCCGTACGGCAACGGCACCGCCATCTTCACCTCCTCCGGCGCGGCAGCCCGGAAGTTCCAGCGCTCCGTCACGGTCGGCATGATCGGCATCAACGTCCCCCTGCCCGTGCCCGTGGCCTACCACTCCTTCGGCGGCTGGAAGGCCTCCCTCTTCGGCGACAAGCACATCTACGGCCCCGAAGGCGTCTCCTTCTACACCCGCGGCAAGGTCATCACCTCCCGCTGGCCCGAACCCACCCACGCCTCGGGTGCCTCCTACAACTTCCCCTCCAACTGA
- the iolD gene encoding 3D-(3,5/4)-trihydroxycyclohexane-1,2-dione acylhydrolase (decyclizing) → MTVAQAVVEYLSKQYTVDFVGGVDFRERLIPGTFGIFGHGNVAGVGQALKQYQHLDPAIMPYYQGRNEQAQAHQAVGYARHTRRRQTFAISTSIGPGSSNLLTGAALATTNRLPVLLLPSDTFATRAADPVLQQLEQPYAYDITVNDAFRPLSKFFDRVSRPEQLFSAFHHGLRVLTDPAETGAVTISLPQDVQAEAFDVPEEFLAEREWRIRRPDADDEDIARAAAAIRAAKRPLIIAGGGVLYAYANDELAAFAELTGIPVGNTQAGVGVLPWDHPFSLGAIGSTGTTAANAIAAEADLIIGIGTRYEDFTTASRTAFQNPDVRFININVAAIDAYKHGTTLPIVADARKALVKLNVALGGYRIGADLEATIASENARWDATVDEAFETRHTPLPAQNEIIGATFRAMDAADVVICAAGSLPGDLHKMWRVRDPFGYHVEYAYSCMGYEIPGGLGVKRAALAEAARGGTQRDVVVMVGDGSYLMMHTELVTAVAERIKLIVVLIQNHGYASIGSLSEMLGSQRFGTQYRALDEARHSFDEGETLPVDLALNAESLGVKVVRIEPGEKAIAELEQAIRDAKAAPERSGPILIHVESDPLLDAPSSEAWWDVPVSQVSDLDSTKQAFQTYTDHKSRQRKLLG, encoded by the coding sequence ATGACCGTGGCCCAGGCCGTGGTCGAGTACCTTTCCAAGCAGTACACGGTGGATTTTGTCGGCGGGGTGGACTTCCGGGAACGCCTCATTCCGGGCACCTTCGGTATCTTCGGGCACGGCAACGTGGCCGGCGTTGGGCAGGCCCTCAAGCAGTACCAGCACCTTGACCCGGCGATCATGCCGTACTACCAAGGCCGGAACGAGCAGGCCCAGGCGCACCAGGCAGTGGGGTATGCCCGGCACACCCGGCGGCGCCAGACCTTCGCGATCAGCACCTCGATCGGGCCGGGTTCCTCCAACTTACTCACCGGTGCGGCGCTGGCCACTACCAACCGTTTGCCCGTACTGCTGCTACCGAGTGACACGTTCGCCACCCGCGCCGCGGACCCGGTCCTGCAGCAGCTTGAGCAGCCCTACGCGTACGACATCACTGTCAATGACGCGTTCCGGCCGCTGTCGAAGTTCTTTGACCGGGTCTCCCGGCCGGAGCAGCTGTTCTCCGCGTTCCACCACGGCCTGCGGGTTCTCACGGACCCGGCCGAGACCGGAGCCGTCACGATTTCACTGCCGCAGGATGTCCAGGCCGAGGCCTTCGACGTGCCCGAGGAGTTCCTGGCCGAGCGGGAGTGGCGGATCCGCCGCCCGGACGCCGACGATGAGGACATCGCCCGCGCCGCCGCGGCCATACGTGCCGCGAAACGTCCGCTGATCATCGCCGGCGGCGGCGTGCTGTACGCCTACGCCAACGACGAACTGGCTGCCTTCGCCGAGTTGACGGGGATCCCGGTGGGCAACACCCAGGCGGGCGTCGGTGTCCTGCCCTGGGACCACCCGTTCTCCCTGGGCGCGATCGGGTCCACGGGCACGACGGCGGCGAACGCCATCGCTGCGGAGGCGGACCTGATCATCGGGATCGGCACCCGGTACGAGGACTTCACCACCGCGTCGCGGACCGCGTTCCAGAACCCGGACGTAAGGTTCATCAACATCAACGTCGCCGCGATTGATGCGTACAAGCACGGCACCACGCTGCCCATCGTGGCCGATGCCCGCAAGGCCCTGGTGAAGCTCAACGTAGCCCTGGGCGGGTACCGCATCGGCGCGGACCTCGAAGCGACTATCGCCTCGGAGAACGCACGTTGGGACGCCACCGTGGACGAGGCGTTCGAGACCCGGCACACGCCGCTGCCGGCGCAGAACGAGATCATCGGCGCCACCTTCCGTGCCATGGACGCGGCCGACGTGGTCATCTGCGCCGCGGGATCGCTGCCCGGCGACCTGCACAAGATGTGGCGGGTCCGGGACCCGTTCGGTTACCACGTGGAATACGCGTACTCCTGCATGGGCTACGAGATCCCCGGCGGCCTGGGCGTCAAACGCGCAGCCCTGGCCGAAGCCGCCCGCGGCGGCACCCAGCGGGACGTCGTGGTGATGGTGGGGGACGGCTCCTACCTGATGATGCACACGGAACTGGTCACCGCCGTCGCCGAACGCATCAAGCTGATCGTGGTCCTGATTCAGAACCACGGCTACGCCTCCATCGGCTCGCTCTCCGAAATGCTGGGCTCCCAGCGGTTCGGCACCCAGTACCGTGCACTGGACGAGGCCCGGCACAGCTTCGACGAAGGCGAAACCCTGCCCGTGGACCTGGCCCTGAACGCCGAGTCCCTCGGCGTCAAAGTGGTCCGGATCGAACCGGGGGAGAAGGCCATCGCCGAACTCGAACAGGCCATCCGGGACGCGAAGGCAGCGCCCGAACGCAGTGGGCCCATCCTGATCCACGTCGAATCCGATCCGCTGCTGGACGCCCCGAGCTCCGAAGCGTGGTGGGACGTTCCCGTCTCCCAGGTCTCTGACCTCGACTCCACGAAGCAGGCCTTCCAGACCTACACCGACCACAAGTCCCGCCAGCGCAAGCTGCTGGGCTGA
- a CDS encoding MarR family winged helix-turn-helix transcriptional regulator, producing the protein MGIKDDAVEVRAQGWRTLAALHGLIEGELERALQAESQLSVVEYTVLDALSRQDGWHMRMQQLARATALSASATTRLVNRLEDRGLLTRILCADDRRGIYTELTTSGVALLDDVRPVHDATLERALAEAQAVPELAALVEALPGLRASV; encoded by the coding sequence ATGGGCATCAAGGACGACGCTGTGGAGGTCCGTGCGCAGGGTTGGCGCACACTCGCGGCGCTGCATGGGTTGATCGAGGGCGAGCTGGAGCGCGCACTCCAGGCCGAATCACAGCTGTCAGTGGTGGAGTACACTGTGCTGGACGCGCTCAGCCGGCAGGACGGCTGGCACATGCGGATGCAGCAGCTGGCCCGCGCTACTGCCCTCAGCGCCAGCGCTACAACCCGCCTGGTCAACCGGCTCGAGGACCGCGGCCTACTCACGAGGATCCTCTGCGCGGATGACCGCCGCGGGATCTACACCGAGCTCACCACCAGCGGCGTGGCGCTCCTGGACGACGTCCGGCCGGTCCACGACGCCACGCTGGAGCGCGCCCTGGCGGAGGCCCAGGCGGTTCCCGAGCTGGCCGCACTGGTGGAGGCACTCCCCGGGTTACGCGCGAGCGTCTAA
- the iolC gene encoding 5-dehydro-2-deoxygluconokinase encodes MTHELLTIGRISVDIYPNDIGVNLEDVTSFGKYLGGSPSNVAVAAARHGRRAGVITRTGDDAFGTYLHRELKKFNVNDSFVTPVKEWPTAVTFCAIKPPEDFPLYFYGRFPTAPDLQIQADELDLDAIRDARIFWSTVTGLCQEPSREAHIKAHEARPHSGLQEGQYTILDLDYRPMFWASEEEARAQVAKILPHVTVAIGNDKECAVAVGEGTPDEQADRLLAAGVEIAVVKLGPEGVMAKTRTERVVSAPVPVETVNGLGAGDSFGGAFCHGLLSGWPLAQVLDYANAAGAIVASRLSCADAMPTPDEVTSLLAERGRLVPGQFAIEGAAL; translated from the coding sequence GTGACCCACGAACTGCTCACGATCGGGCGCATCAGCGTTGATATTTACCCGAACGACATTGGGGTGAACCTGGAGGACGTGACGTCCTTCGGCAAGTACCTTGGCGGATCGCCGTCGAACGTTGCCGTGGCCGCTGCCCGGCACGGCCGTCGGGCCGGTGTGATCACCCGGACTGGCGATGATGCTTTCGGGACCTACCTGCACCGGGAATTGAAGAAGTTCAACGTGAACGATTCCTTTGTTACGCCCGTGAAGGAGTGGCCCACCGCCGTCACTTTCTGTGCGATCAAGCCGCCGGAGGACTTCCCGCTGTACTTCTACGGCCGGTTCCCCACGGCCCCGGACCTGCAGATCCAAGCGGATGAACTGGACCTGGATGCCATCCGGGACGCGCGGATCTTCTGGTCCACCGTGACCGGCCTGTGCCAGGAGCCCAGCCGCGAAGCCCACATCAAGGCCCACGAAGCACGCCCGCACTCGGGCCTGCAAGAGGGCCAGTACACCATCCTTGACCTGGACTACCGGCCCATGTTTTGGGCCTCGGAGGAAGAAGCCCGCGCCCAGGTGGCTAAGATTCTGCCGCATGTGACCGTGGCCATCGGCAACGACAAGGAATGCGCCGTGGCCGTGGGCGAGGGGACCCCGGATGAGCAGGCGGACCGCCTGCTGGCCGCGGGCGTGGAGATCGCCGTCGTGAAGCTCGGCCCGGAGGGCGTGATGGCCAAGACCCGCACGGAGCGTGTGGTGTCCGCACCGGTTCCGGTCGAGACCGTGAACGGCCTGGGCGCCGGGGACTCCTTCGGCGGAGCGTTCTGCCACGGACTGCTGTCCGGCTGGCCGCTGGCCCAGGTGCTGGACTACGCCAACGCCGCCGGCGCGATCGTCGCCTCCCGCCTGTCCTGCGCCGATGCGATGCCGACGCCGGACGAGGTCACCTCCCTGCTCGCGGAACGCGGCCGCCTGGTTCCGGGCCAGTTCGCCATCGAAGGAGCAGCACTGTGA
- a CDS encoding deoxyribose-phosphate aldolase, giving the protein MSINLGTATVDVDNDPRRYAHLSTIRLEDPDAVARAAKARRRHPGLKYGRQNFIVAADHPARGALAVGSDPVAMADRRQLLDRLQIALANPDVDGVLASPDIMDDLLLLGALEGKLIFGSMNRGGLSGLVNEFDDRFTGHTAAALEALGADGGKMLTRICLGDPDTVSLLEATAKAIDSLAERKLIAMVEPFLSVRTNGKVRNDLSTDAVIKSIAIAEGLGSTSAYTWMKLPVVAEMERVMAATTMPTVLLGGDPDGTQDEVFARWEAALALPGVQGLTVGRTLLYPADGDVAGAVATAASLLNHTASSEVSE; this is encoded by the coding sequence GTGAGCATCAACCTCGGCACTGCCACCGTCGACGTGGATAATGATCCGCGCCGATACGCGCACCTGAGCACCATCCGCCTGGAGGATCCGGATGCTGTTGCCCGTGCCGCCAAGGCGCGGCGCCGCCACCCCGGCCTGAAGTACGGCCGGCAGAACTTCATCGTCGCGGCGGACCATCCTGCCCGCGGCGCCCTCGCGGTTGGTTCCGATCCGGTGGCGATGGCGGACCGCCGCCAGTTGCTGGACCGGCTACAGATCGCGCTGGCCAACCCGGATGTGGACGGTGTGCTCGCCTCGCCGGACATCATGGATGACCTGCTGCTGCTCGGTGCGCTGGAGGGCAAACTGATTTTTGGGTCGATGAACCGTGGCGGGTTGTCCGGCCTGGTCAACGAGTTCGACGACCGGTTCACCGGCCACACCGCCGCGGCCCTCGAAGCCCTCGGCGCCGACGGAGGCAAAATGCTGACCCGCATCTGCCTCGGTGACCCGGACACGGTGTCCCTGCTGGAAGCCACGGCCAAGGCCATCGACTCGCTGGCTGAGCGCAAGCTGATCGCCATGGTTGAGCCCTTCTTATCGGTGCGGACCAACGGCAAGGTCCGGAATGACCTCTCCACCGACGCGGTGATCAAGTCAATCGCCATTGCCGAGGGCCTAGGCTCCACCAGTGCCTACACCTGGATGAAGCTGCCCGTCGTCGCTGAGATGGAACGGGTCATGGCCGCCACCACAATGCCCACCGTGCTGCTGGGCGGGGACCCCGACGGCACCCAGGACGAAGTGTTCGCCCGCTGGGAAGCCGCCCTGGCGCTGCCCGGCGTGCAGGGCCTCACAGTGGGGCGCACCCTGTTGTATCCGGCGGACGGTGATGTTGCCGGCGCGGTGGCCACCGCCGCCTCCCTCCTTAACCACACCGCATCATCAGAAGTATCGGAGTAA